From Bradyrhizobium sp. NDS-1, the proteins below share one genomic window:
- a CDS encoding DUF1217 domain-containing protein — protein sequence MLSTIADYTRLTRDMGKSLTQVARQPDVSRETDYFLSHIGNVKTIDDFLKDYRLYSYAMKAYGLSDMTYAKAFMRKVLTEGVANKNTFANKLTDTRYREFATAFNFAALGSNATKTAQATTGTATHYVTQTMEQKAGDQNEGLRLALYFTRKASTITTAYQVLADKALTQVVQTALGLPSTISAADIDAQAKMITNRVKLTDFQDPAKVTKFVQRFAAMWDATRAQSDGSTSPALVLIGGASSAGMDIDMLSKLQSLRLGK from the coding sequence ATGCTATCCACCATCGCGGACTACACCAGGCTGACCAGGGACATGGGCAAGTCGCTGACGCAGGTCGCAAGACAGCCGGATGTCAGCCGCGAGACCGATTACTTCCTGAGCCATATCGGCAACGTGAAGACGATCGACGACTTCCTGAAGGACTATCGCCTCTACTCCTACGCGATGAAGGCCTACGGCCTCAGCGACATGACCTATGCCAAAGCGTTCATGCGCAAGGTGCTGACCGAGGGCGTCGCGAACAAGAACACCTTCGCCAACAAGCTGACCGACACGCGTTACCGGGAATTCGCCACCGCCTTCAATTTCGCCGCGCTCGGCAGCAATGCGACGAAGACCGCCCAGGCCACGACCGGGACGGCGACCCACTATGTCACGCAGACGATGGAGCAGAAGGCCGGCGACCAGAACGAGGGCCTGCGGCTGGCGCTCTATTTCACCCGCAAAGCATCCACGATCACGACCGCCTACCAGGTCCTCGCGGACAAGGCGCTGACGCAGGTGGTTCAGACCGCGCTCGGCCTGCCCTCGACGATCAGCGCGGCCGACATCGACGCCCAGGCCAAGATGATCACCAACAGGGTCAAGCTCACCGATTTCCAGGACCCGGCCAAGGTCACCAAGTTCGTGCAGCGCTTTGCGGCGATGTGGGATGCGACCCGGGCCCAGAGCGACGGCTCGACCAGTCCCGCGCTGGTCCTGATCGGCGGCGCATCCTCGGCCGGCATGGATATCGACATGCTCTCGAAACTTCAGTCCCTCCGGCTCGGAAAGTAG
- the flgF gene encoding flagellar basal-body rod protein FlgF, whose amino-acid sequence MQSALYVGLSAQVALERRLQTIANNVANVNTAAFRTDVVKFETVLSKAGPNPVAFSSPGDNIISREMGNITESGNPLDVAVVGQGWIAFAGPNGTVYTRDGRLQIASNGDLQTVSGFPVVDSGGAQITLDPNGGPISIARNGAITQDNNEIGTIGLFNIPTDANLERYGNSGVTPDRPATAIADFSRDGFKQGYVEGSGANPMMELTKLIAASRAFDGANSMIEGTESSLQNAIRTLGEPGK is encoded by the coding sequence ATGCAATCGGCCCTCTATGTGGGATTGTCGGCGCAGGTCGCGCTCGAAAGGCGTCTCCAGACGATCGCCAACAACGTCGCCAACGTCAACACGGCGGCGTTCCGCACCGACGTGGTGAAGTTCGAAACGGTGCTGTCCAAGGCTGGCCCGAACCCCGTTGCCTTCTCCTCGCCCGGCGACAACATCATCTCCCGCGAGATGGGCAACATCACCGAAAGCGGCAACCCGCTGGACGTCGCCGTGGTCGGACAGGGTTGGATAGCCTTCGCCGGTCCCAACGGCACGGTCTATACCCGGGACGGCCGGCTCCAGATCGCCTCCAACGGCGACCTTCAGACCGTGAGCGGCTTCCCCGTCGTCGATTCCGGCGGCGCGCAGATCACGCTGGACCCGAACGGCGGACCGATCTCGATCGCGCGCAACGGCGCGATCACCCAGGACAACAACGAGATCGGCACCATCGGCCTGTTCAACATTCCCACTGACGCCAATCTCGAGCGCTACGGCAATTCCGGCGTGACGCCGGACCGGCCCGCGACCGCCATCGCCGACTTCTCCCGCGACGGCTTCAAGCAAGGCTACGTCGAGGGCTCCGGCGCCAACCCGATGATGGAATTGACCAAGCTTATCGCGGCCTCGCGCGCCTTCGACGGCGCCAATTCGATGATCGAGGGCACCGAGAGCTCGCTGCAGAATGCCATCCGGACGCTGGGCGAACCCGGCAAATAG
- a CDS encoding MarR family winged helix-turn-helix transcriptional regulator, with translation MPLAREAVELLVQAARAWYFEGNQHGLRDREWMALRFLGRANRFSRTPSALAGFIGATRATASQIVKTLESRSFLVRKPSHEDKRSVVLHVTAQGEKCLSQHDPINHVVNAVTALGTDECVRLRDSLRQVLNHLDAAHQRLDASICRDCMFLAERGPGTGKGRASAEFMCRLYRAPVSLEETELLCTSFERTRDRPKIEGHLDRARMASQG, from the coding sequence ATGCCGTTGGCACGAGAGGCCGTCGAGCTGCTGGTTCAGGCGGCGAGGGCCTGGTATTTCGAAGGCAATCAGCATGGATTGCGCGATCGGGAATGGATGGCGCTGCGTTTTCTCGGCCGCGCCAACAGGTTTTCGCGCACGCCGTCCGCGCTCGCCGGCTTCATCGGCGCGACCAGGGCGACTGCGTCGCAGATCGTGAAGACGCTGGAGAGCAGGTCGTTTCTGGTGCGGAAGCCGTCGCACGAGGACAAGCGTTCCGTCGTCCTGCACGTCACCGCCCAGGGCGAGAAATGCCTCAGTCAGCACGACCCGATCAATCACGTGGTGAATGCGGTTACGGCGCTCGGGACCGACGAATGCGTCAGGCTGCGCGACTCGCTCCGCCAAGTCCTCAATCACCTCGATGCAGCGCATCAGCGGCTCGATGCCAGCATCTGCCGGGACTGCATGTTTCTCGCCGAGCGCGGCCCGGGCACCGGCAAGGGACGCGCAAGCGCCGAATTCATGTGCCGGCTGTATCGCGCTCCTGTCTCGCTCGAAGAAACGGAACTGCTGTGCACTAGTTTCGAGCGCACCCGTGACCGCCCGAAGATCGAAGGGCATCTCGACCGCGCGCGAATGGCGAGCCAGGGCTGA
- a CDS encoding flagellar motor switch protein FliM, which produces MMMEDAGVGQKKQLPNYLLDAAGISIERMPMLNVIFDRMAASCTDSLQPMAGTPCYFSVNGITNDPLGDIIKDYEGNAVAAVLYAEQWDSRVIIVLDRDFVFTMVEAMFGSDGAEPPLDVERTFSNIEIRLVQALFERFAKALQNAFAGTSNVTFRVERVETAMASLAIGRASNMSICANMMVQALYRGGQMFLIIPHSALNPLRQKLAHVVVSDGRASDPRWREQMESEVHRTEVTLSAVLDEKMISLEDVVKFRVGQVLELEATPRTLARLESNNQVLFWCQIGQLDGYYAMQVADPVDQKREFVDDILSR; this is translated from the coding sequence ATGATGATGGAAGACGCCGGCGTCGGTCAGAAGAAGCAGCTCCCGAACTACCTGCTGGATGCCGCCGGCATATCGATCGAACGCATGCCGATGCTCAATGTGATCTTCGATCGCATGGCGGCATCCTGCACCGACAGCCTGCAGCCGATGGCTGGAACGCCCTGCTATTTCTCGGTCAACGGCATCACCAACGATCCGCTCGGCGACATCATCAAGGACTACGAGGGCAACGCGGTCGCTGCGGTGCTCTATGCCGAGCAGTGGGACTCGCGCGTCATCATCGTGCTGGACCGCGACTTCGTCTTTACGATGGTCGAGGCGATGTTCGGATCCGACGGGGCGGAACCGCCGCTCGATGTCGAACGAACGTTCTCGAACATCGAGATCCGCCTGGTCCAGGCGCTGTTCGAGCGGTTCGCCAAGGCGCTGCAGAACGCCTTTGCCGGCACGTCGAACGTTACCTTCCGCGTGGAGCGGGTCGAGACCGCGATGGCCTCGCTGGCGATCGGGCGCGCCAGCAACATGTCGATCTGCGCCAACATGATGGTGCAGGCGCTCTACCGCGGCGGTCAGATGTTCCTCATCATTCCGCACTCGGCGCTCAACCCACTCCGGCAGAAGCTGGCTCATGTCGTCGTCAGCGACGGTCGCGCCTCCGATCCGCGCTGGCGCGAGCAGATGGAGAGCGAGGTTCACCGCACCGAGGTGACGCTGAGCGCGGTGCTCGACGAGAAGATGATATCCCTGGAAGACGTCGTGAAGTTCAGGGTTGGGCAGGTGCTCGAGCTCGAAGCGACGCCGCGCACGCTCGCCCGGCTCGAAAGCAACAATCAGGTGCTGTTCTGGTGTCAGATCGGCCAGCTCGATGGCTATTACGCCATGCAGGTGGCCGATCCCGTCGATCAGAAACGGGAGTTCGTCGATGATATCCTATCTCGTTGA
- the motA gene encoding flagellar motor stator protein MotA, which yields MLSFVGIFITVAALLGGFAAMGGHLAVLMQPWEFVIIMGTAVGTFIVANPWKTVVDTGVACMQAVTGAVPGQRYYLDLLGALHALMRELRGKGRNEVEAHIDDPSSSEIFKAFPSVLADPSLLQFICDYVRLIIMGNARTHEIEALMDEEIHTIVKGKLAPYHALVTVSEALPALGIVAAVLGVIKAMGALDQSPKLLGGFIGAALVGTFAGIFLSYGVLSPFAIKIKMTREKKCRPYIIVKQTLLAFMNGAMPQIAVEHGRKMIASSERPSIDVVENETIAGPKAVATEPEPKAARA from the coding sequence TTGCTCAGTTTCGTGGGGATTTTCATCACGGTGGCGGCGCTGCTCGGCGGATTTGCCGCCATGGGCGGGCATCTGGCCGTGCTCATGCAGCCCTGGGAGTTCGTGATCATCATGGGGACCGCGGTCGGCACCTTCATCGTGGCCAATCCGTGGAAGACGGTCGTGGACACCGGGGTGGCCTGCATGCAGGCCGTCACCGGCGCGGTGCCCGGCCAGCGCTACTACCTTGATCTGCTCGGGGCACTTCACGCCCTGATGCGCGAGCTTCGCGGCAAGGGCCGCAACGAAGTCGAGGCGCATATCGACGATCCCTCGTCATCCGAGATCTTCAAGGCGTTCCCGAGCGTGCTCGCGGATCCCTCGCTGCTCCAGTTCATCTGCGACTATGTTCGCCTCATCATCATGGGCAACGCGCGCACACATGAGATCGAAGCGTTGATGGACGAGGAGATCCACACCATCGTGAAGGGCAAGCTGGCGCCCTATCATGCGCTGGTGACGGTATCCGAGGCGTTGCCGGCGCTGGGCATCGTCGCCGCCGTGCTCGGCGTCATCAAGGCGATGGGCGCGCTCGACCAGTCGCCCAAGCTGCTGGGCGGCTTCATCGGCGCGGCCCTGGTCGGCACCTTCGCCGGCATCTTCCTGTCCTACGGCGTCCTTTCGCCCTTCGCGATCAAGATCAAAATGACGCGCGAGAAGAAGTGCCGGCCCTATATCATCGTCAAGCAGACGCTGCTGGCGTTCATGAACGGCGCCATGCCGCAGATCGCCGTCGAGCACGGCCGCAAGATGATCGCGAGCAGCGAGCGGCCGTCGATCGACGTCGTGGAGAACGAGACGATCGCAGGTCCCAAGGCCGTCGCCACCGAGCCCGAACCCAAGGCTGCCCGCGCATGA
- the fliI gene encoding flagellar protein export ATPase FliI produces MNALRQLEWALLELQQNTPLASVSGAISEIAPTHFRVSGLSRFVRLGELIGVDSGGKAQIGEVVRIDSEGIVAKPFDRQFAGGLGSVAYRMPPLSFAPDPSWKGRVINALGAPLDGLGPLTPGPRAVSAEAEAPSAMKRARVHKPLRTGVRVIDLFAPICAGQRVGIFAGSGVGKSTLLAMLARSQGFDTVVLALVGERGREVREFIEDVLGNDRQRAVTIVSTGDESPMMRRLAPKTAMAVAEYFRDRGESVLLMVDSITRFAHAAREVALAAGEPAVARGYAPTVFTDLPRLLERAGPGEEGSGTITGIFSVLVDGDDHNEPIADTIRSTLDGHIVLSRHIADQARYPAVDVLASVSRLAHNVWDPEERELVSKLRAMIAKYEDTRDLRLMGGYQTGRDSGLDQAVDMVPRIYGAMRQDTSAPPSADPFRELRDMLRGD; encoded by the coding sequence TTGAACGCTCTTCGGCAACTCGAGTGGGCGCTGCTGGAGCTTCAGCAGAACACTCCCCTGGCAAGCGTCAGCGGCGCGATCTCCGAGATCGCGCCGACGCATTTCCGTGTCTCCGGCCTGTCGCGCTTCGTCAGGCTCGGCGAGCTCATCGGCGTCGATTCGGGCGGCAAGGCCCAGATCGGCGAAGTGGTGCGGATCGACAGCGAGGGCATCGTTGCCAAGCCGTTCGACCGGCAATTTGCCGGCGGCCTCGGCTCGGTCGCCTACCGGATGCCGCCCTTGTCCTTTGCCCCCGATCCGAGCTGGAAGGGCCGCGTCATCAACGCCCTCGGCGCACCGCTGGACGGGCTCGGCCCCCTCACCCCGGGACCCCGGGCGGTCTCGGCGGAGGCTGAGGCGCCGTCGGCCATGAAGCGCGCACGCGTGCACAAGCCGCTGCGCACCGGAGTGCGCGTCATCGATCTGTTCGCGCCGATCTGCGCCGGTCAGCGTGTCGGCATCTTTGCCGGCTCCGGCGTCGGCAAATCGACGCTGCTTGCGATGCTCGCCCGCAGCCAGGGTTTCGACACCGTCGTGCTGGCGCTGGTCGGCGAGCGGGGCCGCGAGGTGCGCGAGTTCATCGAGGACGTGCTGGGCAATGATCGTCAGCGCGCCGTAACCATCGTGTCGACGGGTGACGAAAGCCCGATGATGCGGCGGCTGGCGCCGAAGACGGCCATGGCGGTCGCCGAATATTTCCGCGACCGCGGCGAATCGGTCCTGCTGATGGTCGATTCGATCACCCGTTTCGCCCACGCCGCCCGCGAGGTCGCGCTGGCCGCCGGCGAGCCCGCGGTCGCGCGCGGTTACGCACCGACGGTTTTCACTGATCTGCCGCGCCTGTTGGAACGCGCCGGCCCCGGCGAGGAAGGTAGCGGCACGATCACCGGGATCTTCTCCGTGCTGGTCGATGGCGACGATCACAACGAGCCGATCGCCGACACCATCCGCAGCACGCTCGACGGGCACATCGTGCTCTCCAGGCACATCGCCGATCAGGCGCGCTATCCGGCCGTCGACGTTCTGGCCTCGGTGTCGCGCCTCGCCCATAACGTCTGGGACCCCGAGGAGCGCGAATTGGTGAGCAAGCTGCGCGCCATGATCGCCAAGTACGAAGATACGCGCGACCTTCGCCTGATGGGCGGATATCAGACGGGACGTGATTCGGGCCTCGACCAGGCGGTCGACATGGTTCCGAGAATCTACGGCGCGATGCGGCAAGACACTTCGGCTCCTCCGAGCGCCGATCCGTTCCGCGAGCTCCGGGACATGCTCAGGGGCGACTAG